The Thermosynechococcus sp. CL-1 genomic interval GCCCCATCGGTCAAGCCTTTCTGGAGCGTATTGGCCAAGTCATTCGTGCAGATAATGATGTCAATGGTGGCCCAGCCCTTGGGGAAGCCCTGAAAACCGCCGCCAGTTCCCCCGCAGGCATTACCCTACTCTCAGTACTACAGGCCTTTCCCGGCAAGAGTGTTAAAGTCAATGGTGAACTCGGTCTGAAGGCAGTGGGTGCCTTTACCCGTGCCGTGAATCAAGAACAACGGGCGCAAGACTTTATCGAACGCTTGGCGCAACTCCAACCAAGAACGCCACTGCCTGCCAGTAGCCTTAATCCTGCCCAAAAAGGACCCTTCCAGTGGCAAAAGCAAAAAATTGAATTTACTAATCCCAATCGCACCACAGGCTCCATTCCCGCAGATCTCTATGTCCCCACAGGAATTACGGCGCCGGCCCCTCTCATTGTCATTTCCCACGGTTTAGCCTCAGACCGCACGACATTTGCCTACTTAGCAGAGCACTTGGCTAGTTATGGCCTAGCGGTTTTAGCAGTCACTCACCCCGGTTCCGATGCCAGCCGAATTAATAGTTTTCTCTCCGGGGCACCCCTCGACTACGAGAACTTGCCAAAGGATTGGGCACAGCGCCCCCTTGACTTGAAATTGGGGGTAGATGCTGTAGCGGCGTTAGTTCAGAAAAATCCAGCCCTGAAAATTGACACCAATAATGTGGGGCTATTTGGCCACTCCATGGGGGGCTTTACCGTACTGGCAGCGGCTGGGGGTACCGTTGACTGGAATGCAGTGAAACAACGCTGTCTAGCAGCCGCTAGGGATCTCTTTATCTTTAATATCTCAGTGCCCCTGCAATGTCGTAGTCTCGGTCTTGCCGATGGGCCCTCTACACTGGCGGATCCACGGGTCAAGTCTGTGATTGCTGTCAATCCAGTGAGTAGTATCCTCATTGGCGAACGGGGCATGGCCAATATCAAGGTGCCCACGCTCATTGTTTCCAGTAGTCGGGATGTCTTTGCGCCCCCGTTAGAGGAGCAGATCTGGCCTTTTACATGGTTGCAGGCGCAGCCCAAGTATCTTGCCATGCTCGTGCCCGGTACCCACTTCTCAGCAGTGGGGGTCAGTGAAGCGGGAGTATTACCGGTTCCCAATGA includes:
- a CDS encoding alpha/beta hydrolase; protein product: MAIARARKKWQWFSLLGAAATVWAQTGLAAEQISLVYPPFGTFNIQVSDLASFAKTGNTSPELGFLIRLLPNDQQPNLRESLTTRMDLAPTTVSQFVNSPIGQAFLERIGQVIRADNDVNGGPALGEALKTAASSPAGITLLSVLQAFPGKSVKVNGELGLKAVGAFTRAVNQEQRAQDFIERLAQLQPRTPLPASSLNPAQKGPFQWQKQKIEFTNPNRTTGSIPADLYVPTGITAPAPLIVISHGLASDRTTFAYLAEHLASYGLAVLAVTHPGSDASRINSFLSGAPLDYENLPKDWAQRPLDLKLGVDAVAALVQKNPALKIDTNNVGLFGHSMGGFTVLAAAGGTVDWNAVKQRCLAAARDLFIFNISVPLQCRSLGLADGPSTLADPRVKSVIAVNPVSSILIGERGMANIKVPTLIVSSSRDVFAPPLEEQIWPFTWLQAQPKYLAMLVPGTHFSAVGVSEAGVLPVPNDLIGPNPQLAQPFFKGVSTAFFGVFNQQNEQLRPFLSQTFVNQVTQPTFQAYWLDRINPQQLQEVLAGRIGTQPRR